The Teredinibacter sp. KSP-S5-2 genome includes a window with the following:
- a CDS encoding elements of external origin codes for MTELLSNRQFAKLRGVSETAVRKAIKTGRITTEANGKIDPDKANREWEQNTNSAKRREQLNALARKDSPSGNTQVTNRQFESQFQKARTANEVLKAQIGRIELQVLKGELIDRDKALRTIFKIARTERDAWLNWPARIAAQVAAELDIDEQQFYVALEEQVRKQLATLVI; via the coding sequence TTGACTGAACTGCTTTCAAATCGTCAGTTCGCCAAGCTGCGTGGTGTCTCAGAAACCGCAGTGCGCAAGGCGATTAAAACTGGTCGTATTACCACGGAAGCAAACGGGAAAATCGATCCTGACAAAGCCAACCGCGAGTGGGAGCAAAACACCAACTCCGCCAAACGCCGGGAACAGTTAAACGCGTTAGCGAGAAAAGATTCCCCTTCGGGAAATACTCAGGTAACGAACCGACAATTTGAATCTCAGTTTCAAAAAGCCCGAACGGCCAATGAAGTGCTAAAAGCGCAGATTGGACGGATTGAGCTTCAGGTTCTGAAAGGCGAATTGATTGATCGTGATAAAGCGTTGCGTACCATTTTTAAAATCGCCCGGACTGAACGAGATGCGTGGTTAAATTGGCCAGCGCGCATAGCAGCACAAGTTGCAGCAGAATTAGATATCGATGAACAGCAGTTTTATGTGGCGTTGGAAGAGCAGGTAAGAAAGCAACTGGCTACTTTAGTGATATAA
- a CDS encoding DUF6362 family protein: MRLGKTHVVKNYLLNEPEKTKCQWDRQKLIDRFDNCVTVFELLPNVVRLGFYSYWPDIVMTDRELRNNRKRINKLTAQPDAIDRAVETLTWMQQKNLTVGERKLIWLRGHRVGWKGVAREFGVCIKTCQRWYAVALDKIIHELDGKGVRAN; this comes from the coding sequence ATGCGCCTTGGAAAAACGCATGTGGTAAAAAATTATTTGTTGAACGAGCCTGAGAAAACCAAATGTCAATGGGATCGCCAAAAACTGATTGATCGCTTTGATAATTGCGTCACTGTGTTTGAGTTATTACCAAACGTGGTGCGATTAGGATTTTATTCCTATTGGCCGGATATTGTCATGACTGATCGGGAGTTGAGAAATAATCGGAAGCGAATCAACAAACTCACTGCGCAACCGGATGCAATAGATCGTGCAGTGGAAACCCTGACTTGGATGCAACAAAAAAATCTCACGGTAGGTGAGCGTAAACTGATTTGGCTGCGGGGGCATCGTGTCGGTTGGAAGGGTGTGGCCAGGGAGTTTGGTGTGTGTATTAAAACTTGCCAACGTTGGTACGCTGTGGCGTTGGATAAAATCATTCACGAGTTGGATGGTAAGGGGGTAAGGGCAAATTAA